In Osmia lignaria lignaria isolate PbOS001 chromosome 5, iyOsmLign1, whole genome shotgun sequence, a single genomic region encodes these proteins:
- the LOC117605055 gene encoding protein kinase C-binding protein NELL1 isoform X1: MYYGSVIDRTGSSCSPSDLQQPRSPRRRAATTTSGVPKDVDADQELLFQREEPAYVVLDVQPRPGCAAASCHAGQRPARRRTGGNAIRIFLLAALAAFLAIAVSPVSGTANKKAEAAPEVGANVGVTKETSGVPATRPRTGSDPGGGIDLLAALQLHNTTRQGVTKVPGLVRLKSAYYLQGEERELRLNEASFERAATLLRRVPEFTIAAALRQEEANSGTIVAFSHGNNRYLELQSSGRKNELRLYYISRRDGAVHEEAFPFRLADGAWHRVALSVSGSQVELLVDCHPLYRRLLRPGPPDTNFTLPQLQLWVGQRNVKHFFFKGALQDVRLIPGPHGYLSQCPQLDSSCPTCGQFSILQNTVEQLMHNLNELSRRLAAAEGRISKVEECECQKSCRANGTVHEDGATWEKGCQQCSCVHGEIECRPTPCAAVTCKNPVIPQGQCCPICLKQCYLHGVIYDHGEKVSPKQCVECDCFDGSFTCQRFDTETRCPPLPCPPSEQISVAEECCKFCPGVDYCAKGHKCHANASCLNLQTTYACHCDIGFQGDGHNCHDIDECKQQGGSEGHHCNANTKCVNVIGSYTCECLPGYHRVDKFNCAELDECATGHHACDQHATCVNTAGSYYCICKDGYTGDGYTCKPVCNQTCQNGGECVAPGKCSCRRGYIGNSCELDLDECASDLHRCHQSSTCFNMPGWYYCRCKPGYRSALHDSTQGTQCLDIDECNDQTIERRHTCHPSAKCVNTEGGYECVCPPQEDNHTAEECRLSCWFENQEVKNGETLAPAGNPCRRCTCKDGVITCRDPVCDCSAPGSHRDKCCPQCDPAASCRHQELHHLVFRSGERWIYQCQTCECLYGEIDCWQMECPPVSCSNPVTEDGDCCPRCEDDPCARELPGNGTSLSLLTRPRPCSYSGIIHDSGSSWQDPHDKCTTCECKVPYCAQLVSNSACCVHRTGSYAAATITAALAIWAATSSNVLQSLFLSLTYAAYRALRGHRWLTVHRKQLYQRLQLPAQLVQRSPAPPTPCHPRLLPRPPTPEAGPTWPGKHNGACKNPSSQYNDRGTTSVSECNYNKLCLQTGTSCPLEQRRRRRRRTSALHPRRRRRRRRAKLRASLNRLRLHHDDSALKRRATSPTIEATHPSPLLPHPHPHPPPPRRLRRHLPCWCPLGRTQTRKTLSLSAAPPATATKWSGPTDTVSRRTIVIGGATTTTRWRGAALPEPVASVES; encoded by the exons TGTCTGGCACGGCAAACAAGAAAGCGGAAGCGGCGCCGGAGGTGGGGGCCAATGTTGGCGTCACAAAAGAGACTTCCGGTGTCCCGGCCACGAGGCCCAGAACTGGCAGCGATCCTGGAGGAGGTATAGACCTGTTGGCAGCGTTACAGCTGCACAATACAACCCGACAGGGTGTTACAAAGGTGCCAGGCCTAGTTAGGTTAAAGTCAGCCTATTATCTTCAGG GCGAGGAGAGGGAGCTGCGACTGAACGAGGCGAGCTTCGAACGTGCGGCCACGCTACTCCGGCGGGTTCCGGAATTCACTATAGCAGCCGCTTTGCGACAAGAGGAGGCCAATTCCGGGACGATCGTCGCCTTTTCGCATGGAAACAATAG ATATTTGGAGCTGCAGAGCAGCGGTCGTAAGAACGAGCTTCGACTTTATTACATATCCCGTCGCGACGGGGCTGTACACGAGGAGGCGTTTCCTTTCCGACTGGCCGACGGGGCCTGGCACAGGGTCGCCCTAAGTGTAAGCGGCTCGCAGGTCGAGCTGCTCGTCGACTGTCATCCATTGTACAGGCGGTTGCTCAGGCCTGGACCACCTGACACAAATTTCACTCTGCCTCAACTTCAGCTCTGGGTAGGACAGAGAAACGTCAAGCACTTTTTCTTCAAG GGTGCTCTACAGGATGTGAGGTTGATACCCGGCCCCCATGGCTATCTTTCACAGTGTCCCCAACTCGATTCGTCCTGTCCCACCTGCGGTCAATTTTCTATACTGCAAAACACGGTCGAGCAGCTGATGCATAATCTGAACGAACTATCGCGTAGA CTAGCCGCTGCAGAGGGCAGAATAAGCAAAGTGGAGGAGTGCGAGTGCCAAAAATCGTGCAGGGCAAACGGCACGGTACACGAGGACGGCGCCACATGGGAAAAGGGTTGCCAACAGTGTTCCTGTGTCCATGGTGAAATCGAGTGCCGACCAACGCCCTGTGCTGCTGTCACTTGCAAGAATCCCGTCATTCCTCAAGGACAGTGCTGTCCGATCTGTTTGA AACAATGTTACTTGCATGGCGTGATTTACGATCACGGCGAGAAAGTCTCGCCGAAACAGTGCGTCGAGTGCGACTGTTTCGACGGAAGTTTCACTTGCCAGAGATTTGACACGGAAACCAGATGTCCGCCATTGCCTTGTCCTCCTAGCGAACAGATCAGCGTAGCCGAGGAATGCTGCAAATTCTGCCCAG GGGTGGACTACTGCGCGAAGGGCCACAAGTGTCACGCTAATGCATCCTGCCTGAACCTGCAGACAACGTACGCCTGCCACTGCGATATTGGTTTCCAAGGGGACGGTCATAACTGTCACG ACATAGACGAGTGTAAACAACAAGGTGGCTCGGAAGGTCATCACTGCAACGCTAATACAAAATGCGTGAACGTGATCGGCTCGTACACGTGCGAGTGTCTTCCGGGCTACCATAGAGTGGACAAATTCAACTGCGCCGAACTCGACGAGTGTGCGACTGGTCACCACGCGTGCGACCAACACGCGACCTGTGTGAACACCGCGGGCAGTTACTATTGCATCTGCAAGGATGGCTACACTGGCGATGGCTACACCTGCAAAC CGGTCTGCAATCAGACCTGTCAGAACGGTGGCGAATGCGTGGCGCCAGGAAAATGTTCCTGTCGCCGCGGTTACATAGGCAACAGTTGCGAGCTCGATCTGGACGAGTGCGCTAGCGATCTTCATCGTTGTCATCAGTCGTCAACTTGTTTCAATATGCCTGGATGGTATTATTGCCGCTGCAAACCCGGTTACAGAAGCGCCCTTCACGACAGCACCCAAGGCACCCAGTGTCTCGATATCGACGAGTGTAACGATCAGACGATCGAGAGGAGGCACACGTGTCACCCTAGCGCTAAGTGCGTCAACACCGAGGGTGGATACGAGTGCGTATGCCCGCCTCAGGAGGACAATCACACCGCGGAAGAGTGTAGATTGA GTTGTTGGTTCGAAAATCAAGAGGTTAAAAACGGAGAGACTCTGGCACCAGCCGGTAATCCTTGCAGAAGATGTACTTGCAAGGACGGGGTCATCACCTGTAGGGATCCCGTTTGCGACTGCAGCGCCCCTGGAAGTCACAGGGACAAATGCTGTCCTCAGTGCGATCCTGCAGCCTCTTGCAGGCATCAGGAGCTTCATCACCTAGTCTTCAGGAGCGGTGAACGATGGATATACCAGTGTCAGACTTGCGAATGCCTG TACGGTGAAATAGACTGCTGGCAGATGGAATGTCCACCGGTTAGCTGTTCGAATCCCGTTACGGAGGACGGGGACTGTTGTCCGCGTTGCGAGGACGATCCATGCGCGAGAGAACTACCCGGAAATGGTACTTCTCTCTCGTTGTTGACACGGCCAAGGCCTTGCAGTTACTCCGGCATCATTCATGACAGTGGCAGCTCCTGGCAGGATCCCCATGACAAGTGCACCACGTGCGAGTGCAAG GTGCCGTACTGCGCCCAATTGGTGAGCAATAGCGCGTGTTGTGTGCATCG GACGGGCAGCTATGCTGCAGCTACGATTACGGCTGCGCTGGCGATTTGGGCAGCAACGAGCAGCAACGTCCTCCAGTCGTTGTTCCTGAGCCTTACGTACGCGGCCTATCGAGCGCTGCGGGGTCACCGATGGCTGACGGTGCACCGGAAGCAGCTCTATCAGCGGTTACAACTACCAGCTCAGCTGGTGCAACGGTCACCAGCACCGCCTACCCCCTGTCATCCTCGTCTTCTTCCTCGTCCACCAACACCAGAAGCGGGTCCAACGTGGCCAGGAAAGCACAACGGAGCCTGCAAAAATCCCAGCAGCCAGTACAACGACAGAGGGACGACCTCCGTGTCGGAATGCAACTACAACAAGCTGTGCCTACAGACAGGTACCAGCTGCCCTCTGGAGCAGCGAcggcgtcgtcgtcgacgtACGAGCGCGTTGCACCCACGTCGACGTCGTCGCCGACGACGGGCAAAACTCCGGGCAAGTCTCAACCGCCTACGCTTACACCACGACGACAGCGCCCTAAAGCGGCGGGCAACCTCACCAACCATCGAGGCAACGCATCCTTCTCCTCTCCTCCCTCATCCTCATcctcatcctcctcctcctcggcGTCTTCGTCGCCACTTACCATGCTGGTGCCCTCTGGGGCGGACCCAGACTCGGAAGACACTGTCTCTGTCAGCAGCACCACCAGCAACAGCGACAAAGTGGTCGGGACCGACGGATACCGTCAGTCGTCGAACAATCGTCATCGGAGGAGCGACGACAACGACTCGATGGCGCGGGGCAGCGCTACCTGAGCCCGTTGCTTCCGTGGAGAGCTAG
- the LOC117605055 gene encoding protein kinase C-binding protein NELL1 isoform X4 translates to MYYGSVIDRTGSSCSPSDLQQPRSPRRRAATTTSGVPKDVDADQELLFQREEPAYVVLDVQPRPGCAAASCHAGQRPARRRTGGNAIRIFLLAALAAFLAIAVSPVSGTANKKAEAAPEVGANVGVTKETSGVPATRPRTGSDPGGGIDLLAALQLHNTTRQGVTKVPGLVRLKSAYYLQGEERELRLNEASFERAATLLRRVPEFTIAAALRQEEANSGTIVAFSHGNNRYLELQSSGRKNELRLYYISRRDGAVHEEAFPFRLADGAWHRVALSVSGSQVELLVDCHPLYRRLLRPGPPDTNFTLPQLQLWVGQRNVKHFFFKGALQDVRLIPGPHGYLSQCPQLDSSCPTCGQFSILQNTVEQLMHNLNELSRRLAAAEGRISKVEECECQKSCRANGTVHEDGATWEKGCQQCSCVHGEIECRPTPCAAVTCKNPVIPQGQCCPICLKQCYLHGVIYDHGEKVSPKQCVECDCFDGSFTCQRFDTETRCPPLPCPPSEQISVAEECCKFCPDIDECKQQGGSEGHHCNANTKCVNVIGSYTCECLPGYHRVDKFNCAELDECATGHHACDQHATCVNTAGSYYCICKDGYTGDGYTCKPVCNQTCQNGGECVAPGKCSCRRGYIGNSCELDLDECASDLHRCHQSSTCFNMPGWYYCRCKPGYRSALHDSTQGTQCLDIDECNDQTIERRHTCHPSAKCVNTEGGYECVCPPQEDNHTAEECRLSCWFENQEVKNGETLAPAGNPCRRCTCKDGVITCRDPVCDCSAPGSHRDKCCPQCDPAASCRHQELHHLVFRSGERWIYQCQTCECLYGEIDCWQMECPPVSCSNPVTEDGDCCPRCEDDPCARELPGNGTSLSLLTRPRPCSYSGIIHDSGSSWQDPHDKCTTCECKVPYCAQLVSNSACCVHRTGSYAAATITAALAIWAATSSNVLQSLFLSLTYAAYRALRGHRWLTVHRKQLYQRLQLPAQLVQRSPAPPTPCHPRLLPRPPTPEAGPTWPGKHNGACKNPSSQYNDRGTTSVSECNYNKLCLQTGTSCPLEQRRRRRRRTSALHPRRRRRRRRAKLRASLNRLRLHHDDSALKRRATSPTIEATHPSPLLPHPHPHPPPPRRLRRHLPCWCPLGRTQTRKTLSLSAAPPATATKWSGPTDTVSRRTIVIGGATTTTRWRGAALPEPVASVES, encoded by the exons TGTCTGGCACGGCAAACAAGAAAGCGGAAGCGGCGCCGGAGGTGGGGGCCAATGTTGGCGTCACAAAAGAGACTTCCGGTGTCCCGGCCACGAGGCCCAGAACTGGCAGCGATCCTGGAGGAGGTATAGACCTGTTGGCAGCGTTACAGCTGCACAATACAACCCGACAGGGTGTTACAAAGGTGCCAGGCCTAGTTAGGTTAAAGTCAGCCTATTATCTTCAGG GCGAGGAGAGGGAGCTGCGACTGAACGAGGCGAGCTTCGAACGTGCGGCCACGCTACTCCGGCGGGTTCCGGAATTCACTATAGCAGCCGCTTTGCGACAAGAGGAGGCCAATTCCGGGACGATCGTCGCCTTTTCGCATGGAAACAATAG ATATTTGGAGCTGCAGAGCAGCGGTCGTAAGAACGAGCTTCGACTTTATTACATATCCCGTCGCGACGGGGCTGTACACGAGGAGGCGTTTCCTTTCCGACTGGCCGACGGGGCCTGGCACAGGGTCGCCCTAAGTGTAAGCGGCTCGCAGGTCGAGCTGCTCGTCGACTGTCATCCATTGTACAGGCGGTTGCTCAGGCCTGGACCACCTGACACAAATTTCACTCTGCCTCAACTTCAGCTCTGGGTAGGACAGAGAAACGTCAAGCACTTTTTCTTCAAG GGTGCTCTACAGGATGTGAGGTTGATACCCGGCCCCCATGGCTATCTTTCACAGTGTCCCCAACTCGATTCGTCCTGTCCCACCTGCGGTCAATTTTCTATACTGCAAAACACGGTCGAGCAGCTGATGCATAATCTGAACGAACTATCGCGTAGA CTAGCCGCTGCAGAGGGCAGAATAAGCAAAGTGGAGGAGTGCGAGTGCCAAAAATCGTGCAGGGCAAACGGCACGGTACACGAGGACGGCGCCACATGGGAAAAGGGTTGCCAACAGTGTTCCTGTGTCCATGGTGAAATCGAGTGCCGACCAACGCCCTGTGCTGCTGTCACTTGCAAGAATCCCGTCATTCCTCAAGGACAGTGCTGTCCGATCTGTTTGA AACAATGTTACTTGCATGGCGTGATTTACGATCACGGCGAGAAAGTCTCGCCGAAACAGTGCGTCGAGTGCGACTGTTTCGACGGAAGTTTCACTTGCCAGAGATTTGACACGGAAACCAGATGTCCGCCATTGCCTTGTCCTCCTAGCGAACAGATCAGCGTAGCCGAGGAATGCTGCAAATTCTGCCCAG ACATAGACGAGTGTAAACAACAAGGTGGCTCGGAAGGTCATCACTGCAACGCTAATACAAAATGCGTGAACGTGATCGGCTCGTACACGTGCGAGTGTCTTCCGGGCTACCATAGAGTGGACAAATTCAACTGCGCCGAACTCGACGAGTGTGCGACTGGTCACCACGCGTGCGACCAACACGCGACCTGTGTGAACACCGCGGGCAGTTACTATTGCATCTGCAAGGATGGCTACACTGGCGATGGCTACACCTGCAAAC CGGTCTGCAATCAGACCTGTCAGAACGGTGGCGAATGCGTGGCGCCAGGAAAATGTTCCTGTCGCCGCGGTTACATAGGCAACAGTTGCGAGCTCGATCTGGACGAGTGCGCTAGCGATCTTCATCGTTGTCATCAGTCGTCAACTTGTTTCAATATGCCTGGATGGTATTATTGCCGCTGCAAACCCGGTTACAGAAGCGCCCTTCACGACAGCACCCAAGGCACCCAGTGTCTCGATATCGACGAGTGTAACGATCAGACGATCGAGAGGAGGCACACGTGTCACCCTAGCGCTAAGTGCGTCAACACCGAGGGTGGATACGAGTGCGTATGCCCGCCTCAGGAGGACAATCACACCGCGGAAGAGTGTAGATTGA GTTGTTGGTTCGAAAATCAAGAGGTTAAAAACGGAGAGACTCTGGCACCAGCCGGTAATCCTTGCAGAAGATGTACTTGCAAGGACGGGGTCATCACCTGTAGGGATCCCGTTTGCGACTGCAGCGCCCCTGGAAGTCACAGGGACAAATGCTGTCCTCAGTGCGATCCTGCAGCCTCTTGCAGGCATCAGGAGCTTCATCACCTAGTCTTCAGGAGCGGTGAACGATGGATATACCAGTGTCAGACTTGCGAATGCCTG TACGGTGAAATAGACTGCTGGCAGATGGAATGTCCACCGGTTAGCTGTTCGAATCCCGTTACGGAGGACGGGGACTGTTGTCCGCGTTGCGAGGACGATCCATGCGCGAGAGAACTACCCGGAAATGGTACTTCTCTCTCGTTGTTGACACGGCCAAGGCCTTGCAGTTACTCCGGCATCATTCATGACAGTGGCAGCTCCTGGCAGGATCCCCATGACAAGTGCACCACGTGCGAGTGCAAG GTGCCGTACTGCGCCCAATTGGTGAGCAATAGCGCGTGTTGTGTGCATCG GACGGGCAGCTATGCTGCAGCTACGATTACGGCTGCGCTGGCGATTTGGGCAGCAACGAGCAGCAACGTCCTCCAGTCGTTGTTCCTGAGCCTTACGTACGCGGCCTATCGAGCGCTGCGGGGTCACCGATGGCTGACGGTGCACCGGAAGCAGCTCTATCAGCGGTTACAACTACCAGCTCAGCTGGTGCAACGGTCACCAGCACCGCCTACCCCCTGTCATCCTCGTCTTCTTCCTCGTCCACCAACACCAGAAGCGGGTCCAACGTGGCCAGGAAAGCACAACGGAGCCTGCAAAAATCCCAGCAGCCAGTACAACGACAGAGGGACGACCTCCGTGTCGGAATGCAACTACAACAAGCTGTGCCTACAGACAGGTACCAGCTGCCCTCTGGAGCAGCGAcggcgtcgtcgtcgacgtACGAGCGCGTTGCACCCACGTCGACGTCGTCGCCGACGACGGGCAAAACTCCGGGCAAGTCTCAACCGCCTACGCTTACACCACGACGACAGCGCCCTAAAGCGGCGGGCAACCTCACCAACCATCGAGGCAACGCATCCTTCTCCTCTCCTCCCTCATCCTCATcctcatcctcctcctcctcggcGTCTTCGTCGCCACTTACCATGCTGGTGCCCTCTGGGGCGGACCCAGACTCGGAAGACACTGTCTCTGTCAGCAGCACCACCAGCAACAGCGACAAAGTGGTCGGGACCGACGGATACCGTCAGTCGTCGAACAATCGTCATCGGAGGAGCGACGACAACGACTCGATGGCGCGGGGCAGCGCTACCTGAGCCCGTTGCTTCCGTGGAGAGCTAG
- the LOC117605055 gene encoding protein kinase C-binding protein NELL1 isoform X2 — protein sequence MYYGSVIDRTGSSCSPSDLQQPRSPRRRAATTTSGVPKDVDADQELLFQREEPAYVVLDVQPRPGCAAASCHAGQRPARRRTGGNAIRIFLLAALAAFLAIAVSPVSGTANKKAEAAPEVGANVGVTKETSGVPATRPRTGSDPGGGIDLLAALQLHNTTRQGVTKVPGLVRLKSAYYLQGEERELRLNEASFERAATLLRRVPEFTIAAALRQEEANSGTIVAFSHGNNRYLELQSSGRKNELRLYYISRRDGAVHEEAFPFRLADGAWHRVALSVSGSQVELLVDCHPLYRRLLRPGPPDTNFTLPQLQLWVGQRNVKHFFFKGALQDVRLIPGPHGYLSQCPQLDSSCPTCGQFSILQNTVEQLMHNLNELSRRLAAAEGRISKVEECECQKSCRANGTVHEDGATWEKGCQQCSCVHGEIECRPTPCAAVTCKNPVIPQGQCCPICLKQCYLHGVIYDHGEKVSPKQCVECDCFDGSFTCQRFDTETRCPPLPCPPSEQISVAEECCKFCPGVDYCAKGHKCHANASCLNLQTTYACHCDIGFQGDGHNCHDIDECKQQGGSEGHHCNANTKCVNVIGSYTCECLPGYHRVDKFNCAELDECATGHHACDQHATCVNTAGSYYCICKDGYTGDGYTCKPVCNQTCQNGGECVAPGKCSCRRGYIGNSCELDLDECASDLHRCHQSSTCFNMPGWYYCRCKPGYRSALHDSTQGTQCLDIDECNDQTIERRHTCHPSAKCVNTEGGYECVCPPQEDNHTAEECRLSCWFENQEVKNGETLAPAGNPCRRCTCKDGVITCRDPVCDCSAPGSHRDKCCPQCDPAASCRHQELHHLVFRSGERWIYQCQTCECLYGEIDCWQMECPPVSCSNPVTEDGDCCPRCEDDPCARELPGNGTSLSLLTRPRPCSYSGIIHDSGSSWQDPHDKCTTCECKVPYCAQLDGQLCCSYDYGCAGDLGSNEQQRPPVVVPEPYVRGLSSAAGSPMADGAPEAALSAVTTTSSAGATVTSTAYPLSSSSSSSSTNTRSGSNVARKAQRSLQKSQQPVQRQRDDLRVGMQLQQAVPTDRYQLPSGAATASSSTYERVAPTSTSSPTTGKTPGKSQPPTLTPRRQRPKAAGNLTNHRGNASFSSPPSSSSSSSSSSASSSPLTMLVPSGADPDSEDTVSVSSTTSNSDKVVGTDGYRQSSNNRHRRSDDNDSMARGSAT from the exons TGTCTGGCACGGCAAACAAGAAAGCGGAAGCGGCGCCGGAGGTGGGGGCCAATGTTGGCGTCACAAAAGAGACTTCCGGTGTCCCGGCCACGAGGCCCAGAACTGGCAGCGATCCTGGAGGAGGTATAGACCTGTTGGCAGCGTTACAGCTGCACAATACAACCCGACAGGGTGTTACAAAGGTGCCAGGCCTAGTTAGGTTAAAGTCAGCCTATTATCTTCAGG GCGAGGAGAGGGAGCTGCGACTGAACGAGGCGAGCTTCGAACGTGCGGCCACGCTACTCCGGCGGGTTCCGGAATTCACTATAGCAGCCGCTTTGCGACAAGAGGAGGCCAATTCCGGGACGATCGTCGCCTTTTCGCATGGAAACAATAG ATATTTGGAGCTGCAGAGCAGCGGTCGTAAGAACGAGCTTCGACTTTATTACATATCCCGTCGCGACGGGGCTGTACACGAGGAGGCGTTTCCTTTCCGACTGGCCGACGGGGCCTGGCACAGGGTCGCCCTAAGTGTAAGCGGCTCGCAGGTCGAGCTGCTCGTCGACTGTCATCCATTGTACAGGCGGTTGCTCAGGCCTGGACCACCTGACACAAATTTCACTCTGCCTCAACTTCAGCTCTGGGTAGGACAGAGAAACGTCAAGCACTTTTTCTTCAAG GGTGCTCTACAGGATGTGAGGTTGATACCCGGCCCCCATGGCTATCTTTCACAGTGTCCCCAACTCGATTCGTCCTGTCCCACCTGCGGTCAATTTTCTATACTGCAAAACACGGTCGAGCAGCTGATGCATAATCTGAACGAACTATCGCGTAGA CTAGCCGCTGCAGAGGGCAGAATAAGCAAAGTGGAGGAGTGCGAGTGCCAAAAATCGTGCAGGGCAAACGGCACGGTACACGAGGACGGCGCCACATGGGAAAAGGGTTGCCAACAGTGTTCCTGTGTCCATGGTGAAATCGAGTGCCGACCAACGCCCTGTGCTGCTGTCACTTGCAAGAATCCCGTCATTCCTCAAGGACAGTGCTGTCCGATCTGTTTGA AACAATGTTACTTGCATGGCGTGATTTACGATCACGGCGAGAAAGTCTCGCCGAAACAGTGCGTCGAGTGCGACTGTTTCGACGGAAGTTTCACTTGCCAGAGATTTGACACGGAAACCAGATGTCCGCCATTGCCTTGTCCTCCTAGCGAACAGATCAGCGTAGCCGAGGAATGCTGCAAATTCTGCCCAG GGGTGGACTACTGCGCGAAGGGCCACAAGTGTCACGCTAATGCATCCTGCCTGAACCTGCAGACAACGTACGCCTGCCACTGCGATATTGGTTTCCAAGGGGACGGTCATAACTGTCACG ACATAGACGAGTGTAAACAACAAGGTGGCTCGGAAGGTCATCACTGCAACGCTAATACAAAATGCGTGAACGTGATCGGCTCGTACACGTGCGAGTGTCTTCCGGGCTACCATAGAGTGGACAAATTCAACTGCGCCGAACTCGACGAGTGTGCGACTGGTCACCACGCGTGCGACCAACACGCGACCTGTGTGAACACCGCGGGCAGTTACTATTGCATCTGCAAGGATGGCTACACTGGCGATGGCTACACCTGCAAAC CGGTCTGCAATCAGACCTGTCAGAACGGTGGCGAATGCGTGGCGCCAGGAAAATGTTCCTGTCGCCGCGGTTACATAGGCAACAGTTGCGAGCTCGATCTGGACGAGTGCGCTAGCGATCTTCATCGTTGTCATCAGTCGTCAACTTGTTTCAATATGCCTGGATGGTATTATTGCCGCTGCAAACCCGGTTACAGAAGCGCCCTTCACGACAGCACCCAAGGCACCCAGTGTCTCGATATCGACGAGTGTAACGATCAGACGATCGAGAGGAGGCACACGTGTCACCCTAGCGCTAAGTGCGTCAACACCGAGGGTGGATACGAGTGCGTATGCCCGCCTCAGGAGGACAATCACACCGCGGAAGAGTGTAGATTGA GTTGTTGGTTCGAAAATCAAGAGGTTAAAAACGGAGAGACTCTGGCACCAGCCGGTAATCCTTGCAGAAGATGTACTTGCAAGGACGGGGTCATCACCTGTAGGGATCCCGTTTGCGACTGCAGCGCCCCTGGAAGTCACAGGGACAAATGCTGTCCTCAGTGCGATCCTGCAGCCTCTTGCAGGCATCAGGAGCTTCATCACCTAGTCTTCAGGAGCGGTGAACGATGGATATACCAGTGTCAGACTTGCGAATGCCTG TACGGTGAAATAGACTGCTGGCAGATGGAATGTCCACCGGTTAGCTGTTCGAATCCCGTTACGGAGGACGGGGACTGTTGTCCGCGTTGCGAGGACGATCCATGCGCGAGAGAACTACCCGGAAATGGTACTTCTCTCTCGTTGTTGACACGGCCAAGGCCTTGCAGTTACTCCGGCATCATTCATGACAGTGGCAGCTCCTGGCAGGATCCCCATGACAAGTGCACCACGTGCGAGTGCAAG GTGCCGTACTGCGCCCAATTG GACGGGCAGCTATGCTGCAGCTACGATTACGGCTGCGCTGGCGATTTGGGCAGCAACGAGCAGCAACGTCCTCCAGTCGTTGTTCCTGAGCCTTACGTACGCGGCCTATCGAGCGCTGCGGGGTCACCGATGGCTGACGGTGCACCGGAAGCAGCTCTATCAGCGGTTACAACTACCAGCTCAGCTGGTGCAACGGTCACCAGCACCGCCTACCCCCTGTCATCCTCGTCTTCTTCCTCGTCCACCAACACCAGAAGCGGGTCCAACGTGGCCAGGAAAGCACAACGGAGCCTGCAAAAATCCCAGCAGCCAGTACAACGACAGAGGGACGACCTCCGTGTCGGAATGCAACTACAACAAGCTGTGCCTACAGACAGGTACCAGCTGCCCTCTGGAGCAGCGAcggcgtcgtcgtcgacgtACGAGCGCGTTGCACCCACGTCGACGTCGTCGCCGACGACGGGCAAAACTCCGGGCAAGTCTCAACCGCCTACGCTTACACCACGACGACAGCGCCCTAAAGCGGCGGGCAACCTCACCAACCATCGAGGCAACGCATCCTTCTCCTCTCCTCCCTCATCCTCATcctcatcctcctcctcctcggcGTCTTCGTCGCCACTTACCATGCTGGTGCCCTCTGGGGCGGACCCAGACTCGGAAGACACTGTCTCTGTCAGCAGCACCACCAGCAACAGCGACAAAGTGGTCGGGACCGACGGATACCGTCAGTCGTCGAACAATCGTCATCGGAGGAGCGACGACAACGACTCGATGGCGCGGGGCAGCGCTACCTGA